In the genome of Methylophaga nitratireducenticrescens, one region contains:
- a CDS encoding aldehyde dehydrogenase family protein, translating to MSSAPHFALNLPGVAAKQWAQIDVTNPYNDQLIATADVADSDAVETALETAHSLFNDRSKWLSVPQRLAILEKSLELMQQQSDELAKGAAEEGGKPLIDSKIEMVRCIDSIRHCMDTLRHQTSHPVPMGVNPASQHRLTMLHKEPIGVVVAISAFNHPLNLIAHQVGPAIAAGCPVIVKPAENTPLSCFRLVEIFHQAGLPAEWCQALLTENHQVAEQLATDHRVAFLTFIGSAKVGWYLRSKLSAGTRCALEHGGVAPVIVDEKADIDAAIPGLAKGSFYHAGQVCVSVQRIFAHHSIARELADKLAAAGNKMQIGDPLSDQTEIGPLIRNSEVTRVNDWVQEAVNQGAELLSGGETLANNCYATTVLFDPPADDKVSKSEIFGPVVCVYPYEDVDEAIAEANSLDFAFQASVYSHNIDNAMYVAERLDASAVMINEHTAFRVDWMPFAGLKHSGHGTGGIAYSMEDMQIDKMIVLTSKSIP from the coding sequence ATGTCTAGCGCACCTCACTTCGCCCTGAATTTACCCGGCGTAGCAGCCAAACAATGGGCACAGATTGATGTGACCAATCCATATAATGATCAGCTGATCGCTACTGCTGATGTGGCAGATAGCGATGCCGTCGAAACCGCTCTGGAAACAGCGCATAGTTTATTTAATGATAGAAGCAAATGGCTTTCTGTTCCACAGCGTCTGGCTATTCTGGAAAAATCACTTGAATTAATGCAGCAACAATCTGATGAGCTGGCCAAAGGCGCTGCCGAAGAAGGTGGCAAGCCGTTGATTGACTCCAAAATCGAAATGGTACGTTGTATCGATAGTATCCGGCATTGTATGGACACCTTGCGTCATCAAACTTCGCATCCAGTTCCGATGGGCGTTAATCCGGCGTCACAGCATCGATTAACCATGCTGCACAAAGAGCCCATTGGTGTAGTGGTTGCCATCAGCGCCTTTAATCACCCGTTAAATCTGATTGCTCACCAGGTGGGACCGGCCATTGCGGCGGGATGTCCGGTAATTGTCAAACCGGCTGAAAACACTCCGTTATCCTGTTTCCGGCTGGTCGAAATCTTTCATCAGGCAGGTTTACCTGCAGAGTGGTGCCAGGCTTTACTGACAGAAAATCATCAGGTTGCGGAGCAACTTGCCACCGATCACCGGGTAGCTTTTTTAACGTTTATCGGCAGTGCCAAAGTAGGCTGGTATTTACGTTCCAAACTGTCGGCTGGAACCCGCTGTGCATTGGAACATGGTGGCGTGGCTCCGGTAATCGTCGATGAAAAAGCCGATATTGATGCAGCCATTCCTGGTTTGGCCAAAGGCAGCTTTTATCATGCCGGTCAGGTATGTGTGTCGGTTCAGCGAATTTTTGCTCATCATTCGATTGCACGTGAGCTGGCTGACAAACTGGCAGCGGCAGGCAATAAAATGCAAATTGGCGATCCATTATCGGATCAAACCGAAATCGGTCCATTAATCCGTAACAGTGAAGTGACTCGGGTGAATGACTGGGTACAGGAAGCGGTTAACCAGGGCGCAGAATTATTATCCGGTGGTGAAACGCTGGCAAATAACTGCTATGCAACAACGGTTTTATTTGACCCACCAGCAGATGACAAAGTATCGAAAAGCGAAATTTTTGGCCCGGTAGTCTGTGTCTATCCTTATGAGGATGTAGATGAAGCCATTGCCGAAGCCAATAGTCTTGATTTTGCTTTTCAGGCGTCGGTTTATAGCCATAATATTGATAACGCCATGTATGTTGCAGAAAGACTGGATGCTTCTGCTGTAATGATTAATGAACATACCGCATTCCGGGTTGACTGGATGCCATTTGCCGGTCTGAAACATTCAGGCCATGGTACCGGTGGCATTGCCTACAGCATGGAAGATATGCAGATAGATAAGATGATTGTACTCACCTCTAAAAGTATCCCTTAG